In a single window of the Osmerus eperlanus chromosome 2, fOsmEpe2.1, whole genome shotgun sequence genome:
- the LOC134039915 gene encoding serine/arginine repetitive matrix protein 1-like, which yields MDLSRSQMSSADLGLAKQLSWHNRLTRSCNPATNRPQNHPGTKPHPAPAHSHPDPAFRISSYGTRSRSLLSHRSPSPLPGISHSVGGGEAGAMPPGPGVDARLEGGVQCAVNGGIHPGSNRTLSQGVGPDPFRTGPRSGGGGGLWNPRSYDPDQSDSPSPESSGGEDSQSDSDVIYLVSTAQDDALVSQEDSASPCSSLDRDCTSSIERDCPIVDPLSHATASSLNEGLGCFLLPPSHRSPSPDSTYSDDSSYSTRDVLLHSKPVVHLSQLVYADCPGSPVDISSDDSDVMEVPVTNHKSGSDSLPPRLYVRRHQGEDAAPPRSLSSQPRAPQTWGLRRSPRAPKTASSPVHTPTRTVYSRGAKMHSRSLSLSMHSESYDSGDMMDSTERQSSSEEDDAWPQPAVSLAPESEDSDVGRRMVGEAPSDRHTPSTLPKLQRGLSLGSQARSQSSLPASPLEVHCKPLPPLSPSGSRKRLTKRKPCQSAPPSAKQPAKPPPANRAATPSKTASKTAIKTASKTKTPAARPRRKKHKPAFSGPPSCSLFSPQEPEIQLRYARTRERKEHKSDNFCPFIHVERRECTVVNYQEEEQGVRGGQPQGAAGSGSLSGLVPRTSCFKLGRICSRSRGESSQVCCLCGSSANTMGLGDLHGPYYPSGPGLGDQNHPRAQSQQQNHNKPAPDYRAHLPGAENGWHGPSNGHRPVDEAGEEESKIVVGSDGEGSVMPPDRPLWTGGSGAHSPRPGLEPPHSPGPEPQPTHSPLPTTELTHYPGPALEPSHYPGPALEPSHYPGLVPEPSHYPGLVPEPTHYPGPTPEPTHSPGPTPEPTHSPGPAPEPTHSPGPTLQPKHSPGPAPEPTQSPGPAPEPTHSPGLAPEPTQSPGPAPEPTHSPGPTLQPTHSPGPAPEPTQSPGERWVHEDCGVWSAGVFLVKGMLYGLDEAVRLARETVCTACGRPGATMGCFIKSCPTKYHYKCACQSGCALNEDNFSMRCPKHKNKTFQGVTRQCYR from the exons ATGGATCTGTCAAGGAGTCAGATGAGTTCTGCAGACCTGGGACTGGCAAAACAGCTTAGCTGGCACAACCGCCTGACTAGGAGTTGTAACCCAGCAACCAACCGCCCTCAGAACCACCCCGGGACCAAGCCCCACCCTGCTCCCGCTCACTcacacccagacccagcctTCAGGATCTCATCCTATGGAACCAGAtccaggtctctcctctctcacagatctccctcacctctcccaggAATCAGCCacagtgtggggggaggggaggctggggcgaTGCCCCCGGGTCCAGGTGTGGAtgccaggctggagggaggggtccagtgTGCAGTAAACGGAGGTATACACCCCGGCTCCAACAGGACGCTTTCCCAGGGCGTGGGTCCGGACCCTTTCCGTACCGGGCCCCGGAGTGGCGGCGGCGGGGGCCTTTGGAACCCCAGGTCGTACGACCCCGACCAATCAGACAGCCCCAGCCCAGAGAGCAGCGGGGGAGAGGACAGCCAGAGTGACTCTGACGTCATCTACCTGGTCTCCACTGCGCAGGACGACGCCCTTGTCTCTCAGGAGGACTCCGCCAGCCCCTGCAGCTCCCTGGACAGAGACTGCACGAGTTCCATAGAGAGAGACTGTCCCATAGTGGACCCTCTGTCCCACGCGACGGCCTCCTCCCTGAATGAGGGGCTGGGCTGTTTCCTGCTGCCACCGTCCCACCGCTCCCCCAGCCCAGACAGCACCTACTCGGACGACTCCTCCTACAGCACCAGGGACGTGCTGCTCCACAGCAAGCCTGTCGTCCACCTTTCCCAGCTGGTCTACGCCGACTGCCCGGGCTCGCCCGTGGACATCTCCAGCGACGACAGCGACGTGATGGAAGTGCCTGTGACGAACCACAAGAGCGGGTCGGACTCTCTCCCTCCGCGCCTTTATGTCAGGAGACACCAAGGAGAAGACGCGGCCCCACCGAGGAGCCTCTCTTcccagcccagagccccccagacCTGGGGCCTCCGCCGTAGCCCCAGGGCTCCTAAAACCGCCTCCTCGCCCGTACACACCCCCACCAGGACGGTGTACAGCCGCGGGGCCAAGATGCACAGCAGGAGCCTCAGCCTGAGCATGCACAGCGAGAGCTACGACTCCGGAGACATGATGGACTCCACAGAGAGGCAGTCCAGTTCGGAGGAGGACGACGCCTGGCCCCAGCCTGCCGTCTCTCTGGCCCCGGAGTCGGAGGACTCTGATGTAGGCCGCAGGATGGTCGGGGAGGCtccctcagacagacacactccctccacactccccaaACTCCAAAGGGGCCTCTCTCTTGGCTCACAAGCTCGGTCACagtccagcctcccagcctctcctctagaGGTTCACTGTaagcccctgcctcccctctctccctctgggagCAGGAAAAGGCTGACCAAGCGTAAACCTTGCCAGAGTGCCCCCCCGTCGGCCAAGCAGCCAGCAAAACCCCCCCCTGCCAACAGAGCGGCAACCCCCAGCAAAACAGCCAGCAAAACAGCCATCAAAACAGCCAGCAAAACAAAAACTCCAGCTGCCCGTCCACGAAGGAAGAAACACAAGCCGGCGTTCAGCGGgcccccctcctgctctctcttctcccctcaggAACCGGAGATCCAGCTGAGGTATgccaggaccagagagaggaaggagcacAAGTCGGACAACTTCTGTCCGTTCATCCACGTGGAGCGGAGGGAGTGCACGGTGGTCAACtaccaggaagaggagcagggtgtgaggggggggcagcCCCAGGGCGCTGCTGGGTCTGGGTCTCTATCTGGACTGGTCCCCAGGACGTCCTGCTTCAAGCTGGGTCGCATCTGCTCCCGGAGCCGGGGAGAGTCCTCCCaggtgtgctgtctgtgtggaAGCTCGGCCAACACCATGGGTTTGGGGGACCTCCATGGGCCGTACTACCCCAGcggaccagggctgggggacCAGAACCACCCTCGGGCCCAGAGTCAACAGCAGAACCACAACAAACCGGCTCCAGATTACAGGGCTCATCTACCGGGAGCGGAGAACGGCTGGCATGGCCCCAGTAACGGCCACAGACCTGTGGacgaggctggagaggaggagtccaAGATAGTGGTGGGCAGTGATGGGGAGGGTTCAGTGATGCCGCCAGACAGACCGCTGTGGACTGGTGGTTCTGGAGCTCACAGCCCTAGACCTGGACTAGAACCCCCTCACAGCCCCGGGCCAGAAccacaacccacacacagtcctctaCCAACAACAGAACTCACTCACTATCCTGGACCAGCACTAGAACCCTCTCACTATCCTGGACCAGCACTAGAACCCTCTCACTATCCTGGACTAGTACCAGAACCCTCTCACTATCCTGGACTAGTACCAGAACCCACTCACTATCCTGGACCAACACCAGaacccacacacagtcctggaCCAACACCAGaacccacacacagtcctggaCCAGCACCAGaacccacacacagtcctggaCCAACACTACAACCCAAACACAGTCCTGGACCAGCACCAGAACCCACACAAAGTCCTGGACCAGCACCAGaacccacacacagtcctggaCTAGCACCAGAACCGACACAAAGTCCTGGACCAGCACCAGaacccacacacagtcctggaCCAACACTacaacccacacacagtcctggaCCAGCACCAGAACCCACACAAAGTCCTGGGGAGCGCTGGGTTCATGAGGACTGTGGGGTCTGGTCAGCAGGGGTGTTCCTGGTCAAAGGGATGCTCTATGGGCTGGATGAAGCTGTGAGGCTggccagagagaca gtgtgtaCGGCCTGCGGCAGGCCAGGAGCAACCATGGGGTGCTTCATCAAGAGCTGTCCCACCAAGTACCACTACAAGTGTGCCTGCCAGTCAG GATGTGCACTCAACGAAGACAATTTCTCTATGAGATGTCCGAAGCACAAG AACAAAACATTCCAAGGTGTGACCAGACAGTGCTACAGATGA